One genomic window of Candidatus Scalindua japonica includes the following:
- a CDS encoding porin: protein MINLRKLFQNTTITVLIIISTLNLSQCDVVGQDITDNQFFFDVDEIKFPEPKLLSPEFHGNLSLGVPFSEGLDESEKGSSKVFHQTEITLWAGVQIFKGLSFVTELEIEEGFEVYEIERCALDWKVFNNKCVLRVGKFYYPFGIERLVENAVNNKLIDRPNPSIKIIPGTYSDEGLELYGNLPFLYKTRLQYEFAATNGLSSFEGKGEQHLDDNNDDISLGGRLGVEILPDFEIGGSYSTGKYDDDERYRMDFVGVDALFRRGGFEIRGEYIRSNVERPTDAGGSFDREGYYIQTSYKFLPDINYIEHIEVVGRFDSVDPDDLVTNEGDMDRVAVGVNLSPSHHFILKLQYEMENEATEDRENKGFIQMNIRW from the coding sequence TTGATAAACTTACGTAAACTGTTTCAAAATACAACTATTACAGTTCTCATTATAATTAGTACACTGAACTTGTCCCAATGTGATGTTGTTGGACAGGATATAACAGACAATCAGTTTTTTTTTGATGTAGATGAGATAAAGTTTCCGGAGCCGAAATTACTCAGTCCGGAGTTTCACGGCAACTTAAGTCTTGGGGTGCCATTTTCAGAAGGTCTCGATGAATCGGAAAAAGGCTCATCAAAGGTCTTTCACCAGACAGAAATTACCCTCTGGGCAGGAGTACAGATATTTAAAGGCTTGTCATTTGTTACTGAGCTTGAGATAGAAGAGGGTTTTGAGGTTTATGAGATTGAGAGATGCGCGCTGGATTGGAAGGTATTCAATAACAAATGCGTTTTAAGAGTAGGGAAGTTTTATTATCCATTTGGTATTGAGAGACTGGTAGAAAATGCAGTTAATAACAAACTTATAGACAGGCCGAATCCATCTATTAAGATAATTCCGGGGACATATTCTGATGAGGGATTGGAACTATACGGAAATCTTCCTTTCCTCTACAAAACAAGATTACAATATGAGTTTGCGGCAACTAACGGGCTCTCCAGTTTTGAGGGAAAAGGGGAGCAGCATCTGGATGATAATAATGATGATATCTCACTGGGAGGGCGTCTGGGTGTTGAAATATTACCGGACTTCGAAATAGGAGGATCTTATTCTACAGGTAAGTACGATGACGATGAAAGATACAGAATGGATTTTGTGGGAGTGGACGCGTTGTTTCGCAGAGGTGGTTTTGAGATACGGGGTGAATACATAAGGAGTAACGTTGAACGGCCAACTGATGCAGGAGGAAGTTTTGATCGTGAGGGTTACTACATTCAGACTTCATATAAATTCTTGCCTGATATAAATTACATTGAGCATATTGAGGTTGTGGGAAGATTCGATTCTGTTGATCCTGACGATCTTGTGACAAATGAAGGTGATATGGACAGGGTAGCTGTGGGAGTAAATTTATCTCCATCACACCATTTCATACTCAAGTTACAGTACGAAATGGAAAATGAGGCGACCGAGGATAGAGAAAACAAAGGATTTATTCAGATGAATATCAGGTGGTGA